GAAATCCCAACCATACAGCCAACCAGTGACAGTTTCCCCTGCCTGACAGCGATGCAAATTAGAACCGCATCGCGCCTCTCTGAGCGCAGCAGACTTCGACAGGCCATTCATGGTAGCGTTATTTGGATTACCGTAGCCGACTTGCCAGGCATACACAAATAGGTAGCTACCACCATGATTCGTGCTGCCGGTTGAGAAGTCACCCGCCAGAATGGTTTGGTCGCCACCTTGCTGTGATCGTACCAGGCCAAATTCAAAGTAGGAGATACCTGAGGCAGGGGCCATGGGTTGAACGTCAAAGCGAGGGTATTGCTTAGTCGTTTCTCTGA
The Pseudoalteromonas viridis DNA segment above includes these coding regions:
- a CDS encoding DUF4879 domain-containing protein, giving the protein MKNMRNAVLGLAVVMSGSALAGDIENGIMKNAENYYGIEFSNSDLVKQAPEFRETTKQYPRFDVQPMAPASGISYFEFGLVRSQQGGDQTILAGDFSTGSTNHGGSYLFVYAWQVGYGNPNNATMNGLSKSAALREARCGSNLHRCQAGETVTGWLYGWDFTGQSAGQVKASANSVASPFGYWSDSLYIN